In Hydrogenovibrio thermophilus, the following are encoded in one genomic region:
- the dmeF gene encoding CDF family Co(II)/Ni(II) efflux transporter DmeF, translating to MSTSSSTWETQCPVIQHTTHPHDFGQGQLQRAEKRAWSVAFLTLVVMVAEVVAGLLTGSMALLADGIHMGGHAIALGLAAGAYFLARRYAQDRRLSFGSGKIKDLAAYTSALLLGVSSIWLVVESVHRLLAPEPLYAFEAMVVAIIGLVVNVASIFMLSGAHEHHHDHGHEHHHHPEADNNIKAALFHVMADAVTSVAAIAGLAAAWLWGWQWLDPAIALLAAVLIVRWSWGLLKNTGAILLDAEAPTELRERIRQRLESLPETKVLDLHLWSVGQGSWTLVASVVSHHDASPNQYKAALADMDGLHHPIIEVHLCHCCEESQA from the coding sequence ATGTCGACGTCTTCATCCACCTGGGAAACCCAGTGCCCGGTCATCCAGCACACCACTCATCCGCATGACTTCGGTCAGGGGCAATTGCAGCGGGCCGAAAAACGCGCTTGGAGCGTCGCCTTTTTGACCTTGGTGGTGATGGTGGCGGAAGTCGTGGCGGGCTTGTTGACCGGGTCCATGGCGCTGTTGGCGGACGGCATTCACATGGGGGGGCACGCTATTGCATTGGGTTTGGCCGCTGGCGCCTATTTTCTGGCGCGGCGCTATGCGCAAGACCGGCGATTGAGTTTCGGCAGCGGCAAAATCAAAGACTTGGCCGCTTACACCAGTGCACTGCTGTTGGGGGTATCGTCGATTTGGTTGGTGGTGGAGTCGGTGCATCGACTGTTGGCACCGGAACCGCTTTATGCGTTTGAAGCCATGGTGGTTGCGATTATCGGTTTAGTGGTTAATGTGGCATCGATTTTCATGCTGTCCGGCGCGCATGAGCATCATCACGACCACGGTCATGAACACCACCATCACCCTGAAGCTGACAATAATATCAAAGCGGCATTATTTCATGTCATGGCCGATGCGGTCACTTCGGTGGCGGCCATCGCCGGGTTGGCCGCGGCGTGGTTGTGGGGCTGGCAGTGGCTGGATCCGGCCATTGCCTTGCTGGCCGCGGTGTTGATTGTGCGTTGGTCGTGGGGCTTGCTGAAAAACACCGGCGCGATTCTGTTGGATGCCGAAGCACCGACGGAATTGCGGGAGCGTATCCGTCAGCGTTTGGAATCCCTGCCGGAAACCAAAGTGCTGGATCTGCACCTGTGGTCGGTCGGGCAGGGTTCCTGGACGCTGGTCGCATCGGTGGTCAGCCATCATGATGCCTCGCCCAATCAGTACAAAGCCGCTTTGGCCGATATGGACGGCTTGCATCATCCGATTATCGAAGTGCATCTATGTCATTGCTGTGAAGAAAGCCAGGCCTGA
- a CDS encoding DsrE family protein: MPFPTQTLKTLLIGSALSLLSFHTLTAQAGDANLNNQAALKGISEIYTLYDVRKANPNVMLSYLKGIESNYNNLLKEKVKPHLRIIFISSAVQFITTKPADNIEMEYGDTLKSIANQIARLKDIGVKMEACSTATAYFNVDNDTLLPGIVPVRSGFLSVMGWQAQGYSLVPVY; this comes from the coding sequence ATGCCATTCCCAACCCAAACCCTTAAAACACTATTAATCGGTTCCGCGCTCAGCTTGCTGAGTTTTCATACCCTGACGGCCCAGGCCGGAGACGCCAACCTCAACAATCAGGCGGCTCTGAAGGGTATTTCCGAGATTTACACCCTCTATGATGTGCGCAAAGCTAATCCAAATGTCATGCTATCTTACTTAAAGGGGATTGAATCCAATTACAACAATCTGCTAAAAGAGAAGGTGAAACCGCACCTTCGAATTATCTTTATTTCATCGGCGGTGCAGTTCATTACCACCAAACCGGCCGACAACATTGAAATGGAATACGGCGACACCCTGAAAAGCATTGCCAATCAGATTGCCCGCTTGAAAGACATCGGCGTGAAGATGGAAGCCTGCTCGACCGCGACGGCCTATTTCAATGTGGACAACGATACCTTGCTCCCAGGCATCGTGCCGGTGCGCTCTGGGTTTCTATCGGTAATGGGCTGGCAAGCGCAAGGTTATTCGTTGGTGCCGGTGTATTAG
- a CDS encoding TIGR01458 family HAD-type hydrolase, giving the protein MTARFSPALKAILFDLSGVLYIGTQAIPGAVDAIRRAREQGYTLRFVTNTASQSSEMILQQLHTLGFDFSPSELFTAPKAAKAYIQQHQLRPYCLIHPNLKTEFTDIDQTDPNCVLLGDAQDGLNYHTLNQAFNLVEAGFPLIGIGKNKYYKDAEGFKLDAGVFIHGLEWASGVEAIITGKPDRAFFEQVVASTGFQSEECLMIGDDVIGDVQGAIDAGLQASLVRTGKYKPSDEALLPENAHILHSIADLQF; this is encoded by the coding sequence ATGACCGCTCGATTTTCGCCCGCACTCAAAGCCATTCTTTTCGACCTCAGCGGCGTGCTGTACATCGGCACCCAAGCCATCCCGGGCGCCGTAGACGCCATCCGCCGAGCACGCGAACAAGGTTACACTCTGCGTTTCGTCACCAACACCGCCAGTCAATCGTCGGAGATGATTCTGCAACAGCTGCACACCCTCGGGTTCGACTTTTCGCCCTCGGAACTGTTCACGGCACCCAAAGCCGCCAAAGCGTATATCCAACAGCACCAACTGCGGCCTTATTGCCTGATTCACCCGAATCTGAAAACCGAATTCACCGACATCGACCAAACCGACCCTAATTGCGTACTGTTGGGCGATGCGCAAGACGGGCTGAATTATCACACCCTCAACCAAGCTTTCAATTTGGTGGAAGCGGGTTTTCCGTTAATCGGCATCGGCAAGAACAAATATTACAAAGATGCCGAAGGCTTCAAACTTGATGCCGGTGTATTCATTCATGGGCTGGAATGGGCCAGCGGCGTCGAAGCCATTATTACGGGCAAACCGGACCGGGCCTTTTTCGAACAGGTGGTGGCTTCCACCGGGTTTCAGTCGGAAGAATGTTTGATGATTGGCGACGATGTCATCGGCGACGTACAAGGCGCGATTGATGCCGGGCTGCAAGCCAGCCTGGTGCGCACCGGGAAATACAAACCCAGCGATGAAGCTCTTTTACCCGAAAACGCCCACATTCTCCACAGCATCGCCGACTTACAATTTTGA